Proteins encoded by one window of Lycium ferocissimum isolate CSIRO_LF1 unplaced genomic scaffold, AGI_CSIRO_Lferr_CH_V1 ctg9551, whole genome shotgun sequence:
- the LOC132046132 gene encoding uncharacterized protein LOC132046132: MARRTVLASVLMNDYIDNKGPTTKEIQRTVFREFHCKLSYWQCWKAGVTAKNMVGTRSMGMLTAYSYMVKNLNPGSRICISLDDADRFKYYFVAYGACIRGYKHMRKVITADDTHLYDKYEGVLLSAVAQDTGNHIYPIAFCLANKKCDESWTYFFEQLRYIIADKPDFCIISDRHKSISNGVSRNFEHARHGLCMKHLSDNLRKNFQYGDSLHVYYDTAKAYRYQEFNEHFQQLRDKNPEAANFLEFDIGFDKWSRAYFPANRYDVLTINIAELLNSMLRMKESTTTLREKMNEGDSLFISNINRDANEFTVVGSGLTAKVNLLNKTCTCREYDLVILPCAYRMAALILKYEPDYCSSIYEYSSPMYKVQSYILAFCETINAVPTKLEWEVPEK, from the exons ATGGCTCGACGTACTGTCCTTGCATCAGTCTTGATGAATGACTATATTGACAACAAAGGGCCAACGACAAAGGAAATCCAGAGAACGGTTTTCAGGGAGTTCCATTGTAAACTAAGCTATTGGCAGTGTTGGAAGGCAGGTGTAACGGCTAAGAACATGGTTGGGACACGGAGCATGGGTATGCTTACCGCTTATTCGTACATGGTTAAAAATCTAAATCCAGGTTCCAGAATTTGCATTAGTCTTGATGATGCGGACAGGTTCAAATATTACTTCGTAGCTTACGGAGCTTGCATTCGAGGATATAAACACATGCGAAAAGTTATTACCGCTGACGACACACATTTATACGACAAGTATGAGGGTGTGTTGTTATCCGCCGTCGCACAGGATACTGGGAACCATATCTACCCAATTGCTTTTTGCTTGGCGAACAAGAAGTGTGATGAATCCTGGACCTACTTCTTCGAGCAGCTGAGATATATAATCGCCGATAAACCAGACTTTTGCATCATCTCTGATAGGCACAAGAGCATATCCAACGGTGTTTCCAGAAATTTTGAGCATGCTCGTCATGGACTATGCATGAAGCATCTTAGTGATAACCTTCGAAAAAATTTCCAATATGGAGATTCTCTTCATGTGTACTATGATACAGCAAAGGCATATCGTTACCAGGAGTTCAATGAACATTTTCAGCAATTAAGGGATAAAAACCCCGAAGCTGCTAATTTCCTCGAGTTTGACATTGGATTTGACAAGTGGAGCAGGGCATATTTTCCAGCAAATAGGTACGATGTGCTGACCATAAACATTGCGGAGTTGCTAAACTCAATGTTGAGGATGAAAGAGAGTACCACT ACGCTAAGGGAAAAGATGAATGAGGGCGACTCCTTGTTTATCAGTAATATAAATAGGGATGCCAACGAGTTCACCGTAGTCGGCAGTGGCCTAACTGCCAAAGTCAATCTACTGAACAAAACATGCACTTGTAGAGAGTACGACTTGGTGATATTACCGTGTGCTTATCGGATGGCAGCCTTGATATTGAAGTACGAACCTGATTATTGTTCAAGCATCTACGAGTATTCCTCGCCCATGTATAAAGTTCAGTCTTACATTCTTGCATTTTGTGAAACTATTAATGCAGTCCCTACAAAGTTAGAATGGGAAGTCCCGGAGAAGTAA